The genomic interval ttctaaatgtttcaggcccattgctcatttaaacaagatttgagttaccaaaataattgaaaacccccataaatgacaccattttataaactagaccccttgaggtattcattgaggggtatagtgagtattttgaccccataggttttaaaagaatttgcgtcaaacaaaaaattctcatattttttttacacaaaagagtcattttaaaggcagtttttttgcacacaaggcatgaaaataaagaaaaacaccccaaaatagatggccccatttctcccgtgttcaaaaatgtacactttgtggccttaatcctatgtacggacgcacggtagggcccaaaaagaagggagcaccaactggatttcaagacacaaattttgcttgcagatatttcaggcccattgcatattcaaacaagatttgagttaccaaaacaactgaaaacccccataaatgaccccattttataaactagaccccttaaggtattcattgaggggtatagtgagcattttgaccctatagccatttcacagattttactaaccttgggatgtgtaggttaaaaattactaaaatgtccctttatccccaaagttttcattttcacaaggggttaaaagagaaaaatcccccccacagtttgttacacaatttctcctgaacacggcaataccccatatgtggccataatctgctgtttggggacatggtggggcttagaatgggaagagcgctatttggcttttggagggcagatgttgaaggaatagttttcaggtgccatgtcacattagctgagcccctaaagtaccaatacaatggaaagtcctcagatgtgaccccattttaaaaactacacccatcaaggaatgtatcaaggggtattatcattttgagcctaaaaatgcttcccaaaaattaatgtacaaaatgaaaattgaaatttttaaagaaatctgccatctcggtgcccaatacgttgcacccactttgtgttgtcagagacctacactcctaaaactattaaagggccatcccgaggggcagaaaattatatatgtgggtgtaaactgctgcttgggcacacagcagggcgcagaagggaaggagcactgcgctttttagctattggggtacagagttagagggacttttggggcgccatgttgtttttgcagagccctggaggtgccagtaaactggaattcgccaagaagtgaccccattttgtaggggaaattttagggtcttggcaaatatgacatggtgtccaaacaccaacaatctaaatctgcactccaaaagcacatagcgctccttcacatctgcgccctgctgtgtacccaaatggcggtgtatgccgggcacagaagggaaggagcgctattttggtttttggagcacagtttggtttttggacatcacttttgcaaagcccctgaattgccaataaagtggaatccgcagacatgtcacgccattttggacactagcccacagatgggatttatcaagtggtgtagcgagcatttttaacccttgagtgttgcatttatttggtttccagaaatgaaattgcggctgataatgagaagttaaaatgaagttttccagagattcgccatttcagtatctgatatgttgtgcccgacttatgacagcagagatacacactccaaacagTGGTAAGcgagtatcccgggcacaacagcttttagagcgttcatctctgatacaaggtgggcacaacatattaggcactgaaatgacagattcctggaaaaatggtcattttcacctttcacaatcatctgcgtattcatttatggataataagttatagcaacatttgggggttaaaaatgctgtctgtacccctggataaatccttcaggggtgtagtttccaaaataaggtcacatatcaggggattccactttactggcgcttcagctgtgcaaaagtgtcatggcatccaaaaaccaaaccgtctgtgctccaaaaacccaataaccgttcttcccttctgtgtccggctgtgccctaatatcagtttatacccacatatgacattacgtacgttatcccgggtacaccagcgtcatacatgtgtcatacatggggcataatctgcagttggggtacacagcagggcgcagaagggaaggagcgcaatgcggcttttggagtacagattcaaatgtttggtatctggctgccatgtcatgtttgtagagcctgtaaggtaccagaaaattggattccccaaaggagtgaccccattttgaaaactgcacccctcaaagaatttctcagggggtgtagtgagtattagtatcccagacgtgactgcacagcggatggcgaagagggaatatataagctgtgcggaggacattgggaacaccaaattccctactatgtcccagtagctcctatgattgggggagtcactctgggggtcactttgggttcacttctggtgtcttttcgctcataagctctaaatctggggtgtccgctgatattcgctcgcacagcttatatattcccttcctgccgcagccagttgtgttctaatgatttggcgattttggggttgtttgtcatcacattactagatgctatattttctttatttttctggtgatgtggccatataagggcttgttgtttgggggatgagatgcattttgtaatgacaccatttttgggtgcctacaacttattgaatacattttattaactcttttttgctggattttctaaagaaaaatcaattctggcattgcattctaccttttaaatttttcgccatgcagcgtacagtataagtaacatgtgtcctttattctgcgggtcggtacggttacggcgatacctcatttatgttattttttaatgcgatactaattctgtagaataaaaacacaattagggacataaatcaatgttttttgtatcgccatcttctgagaggcgtaacatttttattttttggttgacagtgttggttgagggcttattttttgcgggacaatgtgcgctttttattggtactgttgtgcggtgattatgactttttgatcactttttatagcatattttgtaaggtgagatggcgaaaaatcactacttccggcgggttttttccgtttttttttccgacgttcaccgtatacattaaatattgttgcagttttattgttcagattgttacggacgtgacgataccaaatatgtattgtttttattaacttttaggtttttttttaatataattcattttctatagaaaaaagggaattttggggctttataagtttattcatttttatcagacactttatttatttatttttcactttttttctcttactttttcatgtgtccctttaggacacttgaattagtgatgctttgataaaagcatcactaattctctattagacgctgcaagacacagctgtcagtgtcttgcagcgtctggaggaagtcagtcgcaggggctgcctgcgtctgacttcctcttccccgggcaggatcaaccaggtattgggggtctcttggagcttggggtcactggccagaccccaggctccatgttagagatatcggcacccctcgatctcgccgcggggggtgccgattcagccggcaccgtcacggaaccgcttcagttccgtgatcatgtttgatcacggaactgaaggggtcaAAACCCCCcaatcggagacccctccgatggggggttatggaatggggtcttagctgttagatacagctaaaatcccatccaattatgtcggcacttacagggaatcctttcctgactgcccgacgtagttttcctatagggcagtcaggaaggacctgcaagtgccgacgtagattccctatgggccggtcgttaaggggttaagaagtTTTCGgttgtgcgcgcttactccctacccctccactcctgattgGGTTCACCCTGAGGAACTTCCCCTTTACCACTGAAAATCTTTCATTTTGTGTATTTCATACTGGCCCAACTGCATTGCATGTTTCCTGTAGTTGCTTCAGAGGGTGTGACAGGTTGGAGACGCTATGCCTATATGCAGGTTCGGACTGGCCCACTGGTGTATTGGTGAATCCCTTGGTGGGCTCCATGCCTTTAGTGAGCCCTACAGGACTCATATTGCTTTTTTTAAATAGGGTCTGGTAACAGGTGGCGTAACTATCGTGGTCGTAGGGGTGTGTGATTGGAAGTGTGGTTCCAATAGTAACTAacacaggggaggtgattaaatataacaaatagttatactcacctctcctgggactccAACAGCTCACAGCATCTTCTTCGCAGCTCATCAAGTCTGTGACTGAATGTGCACATTCCTAGGCATGTCCCAGgcatcactgctggggcctgtgattgggccccagtagTCAACATAGGGGTTGCCAGCGTAATGACATCATCGCAGCCCTTttgatcactgaggcccaatctcaggccccagcagtgacatctggggcGCATTATATCAGTCAGAGGCAAAAGAGCactgaagaggatgctgaagaTAGCCGGATGGAGCAAGGATTccctggagaggtgaggtaaggtgagtataagtgtttgttattttccatcacatccctgggtctctgattagtatactctaggatctgagatgactccagtgtataataatagcactaaaaCTAATCGGAGtgccaaacctcatgaatatttgtcaaATGTTGTGGGTTTTCGCCTGAAGTGACATAAGGGggactcttgggagcattttatatggTTTGTGGCACTGGGGGAtcttattatactttgtggggccactgtacagcattttatactgtgtggggccactgtggagcatctcatactatgtgggggccaatgtggagcatattattctgtgtgggggccactgtggagcatattataaatATGTTTGGCCACTGTGcaacatattatactttgtgtaggccactgtgcagcatatcatactgtatggaggccactggggagcatattatactgtgtgagggccactgtggaccattatactgtgtggaggccaccgtggagcatattatactgtgtggggctacagTGAAAAATATTACATTGTGTGGGCCCCTCCATTATTTATATCACACCTCATgtattttatagcagacatgtgatattatcacaggttgtaattacattgcacaatCAATATAAAACAGATTTGTGCAATGTATAAAGTAAAGGGGCAAGGGCGTTCACAAAACCATCACGGTCACTTGAAACAGTTGATCAGTGGGTGTTAGACCCCTACTGATTGTTAGGACTCCACAGATCATATGTATACCAGAACACAGAGCTCTCAGTGTTTGCTTTCTGGGCATTGTACTGCTCAtttaccatattcttgataacagcAGTTATGGGTacttcagttgtatgtgccatGTTAGTATTAACAGTTCCGAGAGCAATGCTTTTCGCTTGCAATACATAGTGTAGAGGttggtttaggtagtgcacattgTATGAAGGGTGAGCATCATGGTATTGTTATTACCTGCAGCCACGCTGTGTCAGTAAAGttgatctgcaggagtcctggTGATGGgtccctagaaataattccactggtgggccctagtcaTTCCAATCTGACACTGCCTATATGGTGGAACTGCACTAAGGTCATATCATCAATACTGAATAAGCAGATACCTCTGACCCCAGTGGTTATCCAGTTAAGGGGAACCCCAATGGGCTTAATCACAAATAGCTAAAACTACTTAAATTTACTGCTCAAGCTGACAAAGTACATACAGTGGCAAAATGACAAAAGCGTGATATTCATGGCAGTCAAAGTGAGAATACACCTAATTATGCTATGTGAAAAATAGAAGCAGCCAGATCTAATTCCCTGGAAAGATTCTCTGCAGTCTGGGAGCTCCGGATCGCCTCTCATACAACCCCCAAGTAACATCGTGCTCTGTATGATGCATCCTAGCCTTTGTGTACTATAGGAGGCTCCAACATAATGATCTATGGCCTAAGACCAAAATTCAACTCACCCACAGATTTCTCTTTCCATGttggtaattttttttgtatggaTGCCTTATTGACATCTTTTACGTGATTGTTATTAGAAACTCTTCCAATATATTCTTATGTACATGCTTTCTGCTTGACCATTACCTTGTAACCCTATACTACATTTCTAGTGTACATACGTTTTTCaataaaaatgcttaaaaaataaataaaatagttgaaggtatttttaaataaattaatttaactacaggcaaaaaaatgtatttaaaagtaAGTAAATTTTGGTATTCACATCTGTAACAGCCCATACTATGAAAATGCATTATTTATCACATGGTGAACACTATATAGAAATAGAACAATAAAGACAGATTTGCTGTTTATGTCATCTCACctctaacaaaaagaaaaaaaatgttgtaaatgacctaaaatggtaccaatagaaaCTTCATCTCATTCCACAAAAAAATGTCACCCCTCACACACACATTTTGtcaaaggaaaaataaaagttttgggTCTAAGAATAAAGCAACAATAAAACAAGTCATTTTTGGCAAATAAGTGAATTTATTATACAAgagcaagataaaaaaaaatatattaaaatcgtACAGTACAATTGTATATTACTTATGTTGGATAGTGCACAACAAGAAATTTAGGACAGAAAATAAATTGCTAAATTAGCCATCCTGAAAAAAAAAGATTGACTCAATGAGCTACGTTTCCTAAAATTGTACAAGTTATGGTTTTTAAGAtgtgaaaatagaaaaataatagaAAGGACAGCATCCTTAGGTATCAAACCAATCTTCATCTATAAAGGGTTTGTTTCATCTAAGTAAGTTATTCCATATCCATCTGAGACCCGCAACAGTCAGGAGAAGGTTTTGTGCTGTATCCTGAATGGAGTGATGGTCAGACTGCACTTGCACTGGTCCATTCATTTTAAAGGAACCACCGTAACTCCCATTCGGAATAGGGGAAAAAACATCCTCTATGGATAGGGGATGACTTGCACAGATGAGAATAGTCCTTGTAAAAGGATACTTGCCCAGCCCTAcaggtagataggttatggtTACCTGAATTAATGGTGTTTTTGCCCTATTGAAGCAGTGAGCTCTTTGGAAAAATAAGGGCGTTgtcattgtttaaaaaaaaaaaaaacgaagccATTCCCTCGTTctcagagctcatttgcatattgaaaaaaatggtAACGCGCGGAAACAGATGTGTTAATGGGGAAACACTGTTTAATTCAGGCAAACCTAACCTATCAATTTATGAAGCTTGGTTGATATGGTGGGTTTACAGAGactcccttttaaagaggacctttcatcagattgggcacaggcagttctatatactgctggaaagccgacagtgcgctgaattcagcgcactgtcagctttcccgatctgtgccccgggtaaagcgctatcggtcccggtaccatagcactttacagtcagaagggcgtttctgacacttagccaggaacgcccttctgcccagcagcgcctatcgtgctgcacagtgtgagcggggaggaacgccccctccctctgctcacacagctcgtccatagacgagtattatcaggagagggaggggggagttcctccctgctcacactgtgcagcgcgataggatacggtaccaggactgatagcgcttttccaatctgatgaaaggtcctctttaaactaaggCCTAAATGAATTACACACAATACACAACCATACATATTTTACTTTGTTTGAGAAATTATTTATTTCAAAATTTCACTAGTTACGTAACAATACCTAGTGTCTTTTCCTCCAAATTGAAAGGATTCCCTTTAGTCTTTGCCACATCAGGTAGCGGCAGCAGTAATTCATAATTTAAATCATGTTGAGCTTCTTTGGTTTTAAGAAATTTGTACCCAAAAACTTTCATTGCCTCCGAGCACAAATCTTGAATCATTTGGACAGATTCAAATTGTAGAGAATTCCTCCATGCCTTTGAGACATTCACTGCGTTTCTGGAATTGATAACAAAATTGTTACCATTACTTTTTCCATGGGTTAAATTGTGTATCCAGATTTTCAGATCATTGGAGAAATTAAGATTACTAAATTCATACATCTGTTTAGCCTTCTGGATAGGATTTTGTACTATGTCTTCATAACGTATCATCATATAGCGACTATCAAAGGCACTGCGACTGTGATTGGTGGCTGAAAGATACATGTCTACTTGACTCTTACAAATCCTTTCCATCAGTCTGTAGGTCACATTCACTTTGTCGTTCATGGATGGTTTTTTTGGTAAGTCCTGTTCAATAATATTATTATCTGGAGAGAGATAAGAACCTGCTCTCTCTCGAGACAGAAAGACAGCTCGGGGATCCCGCACCAAGTGGAGGACTTTGAGGTTCAGAGATGGATCTTCGAGCAATTGGTAAAGACTCTTCCAGTCAAAGAATCTAACTTCTTTTATTACTACGTGGCTGTAGGTTTTACAGGATTTTTCAACGGTATCAAATGGGGACAATCTACAAATCGTCCGGCAATCACCATGGGATATGATGTCACTACGCTGAAAAAAATTGCAGGCAGGTGGAGAACATAAAGCTCGACtggcctcccattgaaataagtCTGATGTTGTCCTTTCCTGTTTCATATATGCatcaaatactgtcatgtcacataAGAAGACAGAACGGACTAAGTCCCGCACAGCCATTTGTAAGACATTAATTCTAGTCTTTGGGAAAGAAGTCCAAACATGCCATGCAGGTTCCATCAGGTAAAAGACATCAGGGTGCTGACTGAAGATTTCaccagtgaatgaagagccagatcTCCAAGTTGAAATAATTAGAATGTGCATATGCGCAGGTTTCTTTCCAGGAGGAGGTGCTTGGTTGTGTTGCATCTTCATTATAACACAAATGAATCCCACAGTCTGAGCCAATATTAGGAAAAACAGAGAAACCTTGGCTCCGTAAACCTTCAACATAATTGACTTCTGCCCTATGCAAAGGAAAAAGAGAAAAGCATTAAGAAAGAAGCATAATTATAGTATTGTTAGTCCAACATGAGCTATGCATCGTTTGTTTATTGAGTTGCATTTGTGTGGAAGTAAGCACCCGCATTATAGAGATCCTAGATGGGTGAGTTAAAACACATGTTGGTATTTGGATTACTAAGCGAGCCAGGGAAGAAATTCTGGGAGAATGGTGGtaccatgtttctccaaaaataagacagggctAGGGCTAGGACTGCAAAAaaagggctagggcttatttttggagtaggtcttatttttcagcaAATCAGAATCTTTTCTGATTCGTTCCAGATGAATCTTGCAAAATGGTTAGGGTTAGTAAccctaacttacattcacaattgatggtgcaggGTCAGCTGGTCTTAAACAAAGTTACTGGCACCGAGCCCTCTGTTTCTCCCCTCATTTATGCTAAAAGAGAAGAGCTGTAGTGGAGTGGCTGCATCTGTGAGAGCGAGCAGGGGTGGCACCTGACATCTGGTCATGTAGGTAGTCAAGCCCATAGCACAGTAGATGTCGGGAGGTGGACCCAGGAGGCAGCATTATGGCCGCAGGAGGTGGTACTTGGGAGCGGGTGGGCTGTCGTGGCAGGAGATGTCAGGGCACCTGTCCTGGACAGTTGGGAGCTACAGTATTCCTATTCTCCATCTCTGTGACATAACCTAGCCTGGGAGGCActgactagggcttatttttggagcaaGACTTATATCTTAAGCCTT from Leptodactylus fuscus isolate aLepFus1 chromosome 7, aLepFus1.hap2, whole genome shotgun sequence carries:
- the CHST4 gene encoding carbohydrate sulfotransferase 4 codes for the protein MLKVYGAKVSLFFLILAQTVGFICVIMKMQHNQAPPPGKKPAHMHILIISTWRSGSSFTGEIFSQHPDVFYLMEPAWHVWTSFPKTRINVLQMAVRDLVRSVFLCDMTVFDAYMKQERTTSDLFQWEASRALCSPPACNFFQRSDIISHGDCRTICRLSPFDTVEKSCKTYSHVVIKEVRFFDWKSLYQLLEDPSLNLKVLHLVRDPRAVFLSRERAGSYLSPDNNIIEQDLPKKPSMNDKVNVTYRLMERICKSQVDMYLSATNHSRSAFDSRYMMIRYEDIVQNPIQKAKQMYEFSNLNFSNDLKIWIHNLTHGKSNGNNFVINSRNAVNVSKAWRNSLQFESVQMIQDLCSEAMKVFGYKFLKTKEAQHDLNYELLLPLPDVAKTKGNPFNLEEKTLGIVT